One region of Eupeodes corollae chromosome 1, idEupCoro1.1, whole genome shotgun sequence genomic DNA includes:
- the LOC129939307 gene encoding organic cation transporter protein-like, with protein sequence MAEPAKRALDPIFDSIGDAGKFQVILVLLVSVSKFPVGWHQLSNIFLAPPITVTCGDPDNSTDVCSADCKEVIYDRSIFKQTIQMEWRLICDKKIYTSYGQTIFMFGILVGNVSFGIWADKHGRRIPFLFSAILQLVSGVLAAFSPWYWSFVFLRFLCAVATGGNMMTSFCLLMEIVGPSRREFFMGIVYQVPFNLGHAFLPVFSYFTRDFRLYQFSLSIFSVLFLSYYWIVPESPRWLMMAGRVDESVQILERAAVVNKKPKENVRPNVEEAVRARAARQELKKAKLFDLLKTPNLRRNTLCIFYNWFAVGFNYFGISEYTKNLGGNIFLNVVISALFGVPGVIVSVPACKYLGRKPTLLAAHSIITLCMLAFIFVPAEQSEIQVALTSLSVFGAATAFPTVYLYGGEVFPTVARNSGMGFSSMTARIGSMTATYASTFAAFGYWLPPLVFSSLAFIAVLLTLILPETKGEPLPETLEDAENYGKPRVQ encoded by the exons CCAAACGTGCACTGGATCCTATTTTCGACTCGATTGGCGATGCTGGAAAATTTCAAGTGATTCTTGTGCTCTTGGTCTCAGTTTCAAAATTTCCTGTGGGATGGCATCAGCTTTCCAACATTTTCTTAGCTCCACCCATCACTGTAACCTGCGGAGACCCTGACAACTCTACAGACGTTTGTTCTGCCGATTGCAAAGAAGTTATCTATGACCGAAGTATTTTCAAACAGACAATTCAAATGGAATGGAGACTGATTTGTGATAAAAAGATCTatacaagttatgggcaaacgATTTTCATGTTCGGGATATTGGTGGGAAATGTCAGTTTTGGAATCTGGGCAGACAA acaCGGTCGACGTATTCCGTTTCTATTTTCTGCAATTCTTCAACTGGTCTCAGGAGTTCTTGCTGCCTTTTCCCCCTGGTATTGGTCGTTTGTGTTCCTGAGATTTCTATGTGCCGTAGCTACAGGTGGCAACATGATGACAAG TTTTTGCTTGCTTATGGAAATAGTTGGCCCAAGTCGCCGTGAATTTTTTATGGGAATTGTTTACCAGGTTCCCTTCAATCTAGGACACGCATTTCTTCCGGTGTTTTCCTATTTCACTCGGGACTTCAGACTGTATCAATTCTCGCTGTCGATATTCTCTGTTCTCTTCCTTTCGTACTACTGGATTGTTCCAGAATCGCCACGTTGGCTCATGATGGCTGGCAGAGTCGACGAATCCGTTCAGATTCTCGAAAGGGCCGCCGTTGTCAACAAAAAACCTAAGGAAAACGTTCGACCAAATGTCGAAGAGGCAGTCAGGGCTCGTGCCGCCAGGCAAGAATTGAAAAAGGCTAAACTCTTCGATCTTCTCAAGACGCCAAACCTCAGGCGAAACACGTTGTGCATATTTTATAATTGGTTCGCCGTTGGATTCAACTACTTTGGAATAtcggaatataccaaaaatcTAGGCGGAAATATATTTCTGAACGTCGTTATAAGTGCCCTCTTCGGAGTGCCCGGGGTGATCGTGTCGGTACCGGCATGCAAATATCTAGGCCGGAAGCCAACTTTACTTGCTGCACATTCAATTATTACCCTTTGTATGCtggcatttatttttgttcctgcCGAACAATCTGAAATCCAGGTGGCTCTGACTTCACTTAGTGTTTTCGGAGCAGCTACTGCTTTTCCGACAGTATATCTGTATGGAGGTGAGGTGTTTCCAACGGTAGCCCGAAACTCGGGTATGGGATTTTCTTCGATGACAGCTCGTATTGGATCAATGACAGCAACATATGCTTCGACTTTTGCAGCATTTGGATACTGGTTGCCGCCGCTTGTATTTTCTAGTCTAGCATTCATAGCAGTTCTGTTGACTTTAATACTTCCTGAAACAAAAGGCGAACCATTGCCAGAAACACTTGAGGATGCTGAAA